The Edaphobacter sp. 12200R-103 genome contains a region encoding:
- a CDS encoding DUF3311 domain-containing protein — translation MQRPSLIAVIIGLIPFLGMCFTVPWWDRVSPMIFGLPFNLFWLMLWIVLSSVCMALAHRVEQSRRKKGPTTP, via the coding sequence ATGCAAAGACCTTCTTTGATAGCCGTCATCATCGGCCTGATTCCTTTCCTGGGCATGTGCTTCACGGTGCCATGGTGGGACCGCGTCTCGCCGATGATCTTTGGCCTGCCGTTCAACCTGTTCTGGCTGATGCTGTGGATTGTGCTCAGCAGCGTTTGTATGGCGCTTGCGCATCGTGTGGAGCAGTCGCGCCGGAAGAAGGGGCCGACGACTCCATGA
- a CDS encoding NAD(P)-dependent oxidoreductase — translation MKDIGFLGLGIMGGPMARNLIAAGNRVTVWSHNGAKAAAFAQKHSCEVVKTPEEVARRCSTTFLCVGDTAMSRDVILGEQGLVHGAARGSLIADCSTVSPMASKAIGKALAEKGIRFLDSPCTGSKPGAEGGTLSFMIGGEKADFEEARPLFEAMGKTFYYCGPQGSGLHAKMTQNLVLGNIMQAFNEGIVLSTKGGVDPRMMIDILNNTGARSGYVSTKADFVLKGDFSTTFSVRWLEKDLGLALEIAAELGVPMYTTSATQQQLRMARAMGYGEDDICGSIRALEEIASCKVRDAKGKSEA, via the coding sequence GTGAAAGATATCGGATTCTTAGGTCTTGGAATTATGGGCGGTCCTATGGCCCGCAACCTTATCGCGGCCGGTAACCGGGTAACGGTGTGGTCGCACAATGGCGCGAAGGCTGCGGCCTTTGCGCAGAAGCACAGCTGCGAGGTTGTAAAGACTCCGGAAGAGGTGGCCCGCCGCTGCTCGACGACCTTTCTTTGCGTGGGGGATACGGCGATGTCGCGCGACGTCATCCTGGGGGAGCAGGGGCTTGTGCATGGCGCGGCCCGTGGATCGCTGATCGCTGACTGCAGCACGGTCTCGCCGATGGCGAGCAAGGCGATCGGAAAGGCGCTGGCGGAGAAGGGAATTCGATTCCTGGATTCACCCTGCACAGGATCGAAGCCAGGAGCAGAGGGGGGTACGCTGTCATTCATGATCGGCGGCGAAAAGGCAGATTTCGAGGAGGCGCGGCCGCTGTTTGAGGCGATGGGCAAGACCTTCTACTACTGCGGCCCCCAGGGCAGCGGCCTTCATGCCAAGATGACGCAGAACCTGGTGCTGGGAAATATCATGCAGGCCTTCAATGAGGGGATTGTTCTGAGCACCAAGGGTGGAGTGGATCCTCGAATGATGATCGACATTCTTAATAACACCGGCGCCCGCTCAGGTTACGTCTCCACAAAGGCGGATTTTGTTCTGAAGGGCGACTTCTCCACGACGTTTTCGGTGCGCTGGCTGGAGAAGGACCTCGGCCTTGCGCTGGAGATTGCGGCTGAGCTGGGAGTTCCCATGTATACCACCTCGGCTACGCAGCAACAGCTGCGGATGGCGAGGGCCATGGGATATGGCGAGGACGACATCTGCGGGTCTATACGCGCGCTTGAAGAGATCGCATCCTGCAAGGTGAGAGATGCGAAGGGCAAGTCTGAGGCCTAG
- a CDS encoding FadR/GntR family transcriptional regulator: MRLKVRPIRKSSISDDIVQQIITLISNGDLKAGQRLPSERDLCVKFAASRSSLREALRCLSIMGVLTARPGEGTSVAMDGTKFMDTVLQWRMSTEQHDIEDLMEVRMALEGVTASSAAKNAEGQDLKKLEDLVARMEESVGDARRFAALDLEFHLCLAKASNNKLALDLVAVIRGQLERGVAKVLQLPDAMPLSVEEHKQILQAVMNRDSEQARAAMQHHLQAAVLRHRAAVEASLRQEV, encoded by the coding sequence ATGCGCTTGAAAGTTCGGCCAATTCGCAAAAGTTCCATCAGCGACGACATCGTTCAGCAGATCATCACCCTCATCTCCAACGGAGATCTCAAGGCGGGTCAGCGTCTTCCGTCCGAACGCGATCTCTGCGTCAAGTTCGCGGCCAGCCGTTCTTCTCTGCGTGAGGCACTGCGCTGCCTCTCCATCATGGGCGTCCTCACAGCCCGTCCGGGCGAAGGCACCTCTGTCGCAATGGATGGCACCAAGTTCATGGATACCGTGCTGCAGTGGCGGATGAGCACCGAGCAGCACGACATCGAGGACCTGATGGAGGTCCGCATGGCTCTTGAAGGCGTAACCGCTTCCAGTGCAGCCAAAAATGCCGAGGGACAGGATCTCAAAAAGCTCGAGGATCTCGTTGCCAGGATGGAGGAGTCTGTCGGTGACGCCCGCCGCTTTGCTGCACTCGACCTCGAATTTCACCTCTGTCTGGCCAAAGCGTCCAACAACAAGCTCGCCCTCGATCTGGTTGCCGTCATTCGCGGACAGCTGGAGCGCGGCGTCGCCAAGGTCCTGCAGCTTCCGGACGCCATGCCGCTCTCCGTGGAGGAGCACAAACAGATCCTGCAGGCCGTAATGAATCGAGACTCCGAACAGGCGCGCGCAGCCATGCAGCATCATCTGCAGGCAGCGGTGCTACGCCATCGCGCCGCCGTGGAAGCCTCTCTCCGGCAGGAAGTCTAG
- a CDS encoding class II aldolase/adducin family protein: protein MIATGTATELELRRDLARFSKWLYRLGFMPGSSGNLSVRMDSDTILVTPTGCSKYLVKTDDMVLVDLEGRKIAGSRQPTSEIGIHLAIYNLRPDVNSVVHAHPPVATGFACAGKALDVPLCSEAVMTLGPVPLAPYATTGTAELAASMAPLIPDHTAILMANHGAVAYGESLLDAFLKMETVEHFAHICLVANQLGSPCPLEEPAVGQLHEARAKYLRNSR from the coding sequence TTGATTGCAACTGGAACCGCGACAGAACTCGAACTACGGCGCGACCTTGCGAGGTTCAGCAAATGGCTTTATCGGCTTGGCTTTATGCCGGGCAGTTCCGGGAACCTTTCGGTACGGATGGACTCCGATACGATCCTGGTGACTCCTACGGGCTGCAGCAAATACCTGGTGAAGACGGACGATATGGTTCTGGTGGACCTTGAAGGGCGAAAGATCGCCGGATCAAGGCAGCCCACAAGCGAGATAGGCATCCATCTTGCCATTTATAACCTGAGGCCTGACGTAAATTCGGTCGTGCATGCGCATCCTCCGGTAGCGACGGGTTTCGCCTGTGCAGGCAAGGCACTGGATGTGCCGTTGTGCTCAGAGGCGGTGATGACGCTGGGCCCGGTGCCGCTGGCTCCTTATGCGACGACGGGAACGGCGGAACTGGCCGCGAGCATGGCCCCGCTTATCCCGGATCATACCGCAATCCTGATGGCGAACCACGGTGCCGTGGCCTATGGGGAGAGTCTGCTCGATGCGTTTCTGAAGATGGAGACGGTCGAACATTTTGCGCATATCTGCCTGGTTGCGAACCAGCTTGGTTCGCCATGTCCGTTGGAAGAGCCCGCGGTAGGACAGCTGCACGAGGCGCGAGCGAAGTACCTGAGAAACTCGCGATGA
- a CDS encoding sodium:solute symporter: protein MTPAVVAMSIIFVIVLAGTLIGLRAGKGREMNLEEWSIAGRSFGLLFMWLLMAGEIYTTFAFLGASGWAYSRGGPALYIMAYITLGYVVSFYILPYIWELGQRHGLQTQSDFFERRYGSRFLPLLVSLVGVLFVIPYLQIQLTGLGIIVQVASFDQIPRTVSMLIAVCVVAMFVYFGGMRSVAWVSVLKDLLMIVAALSIGIFVPWHYFGGVSPMFHALAAAHPTHLVMPGATKTMGHGWFISTVVLSACGFYMWPHTFGAAFTARNGDILRRNAIVTPLYTLSLVFILITGFAAVLIVPGLPNGDMSLLVLARKTFPAWFLGVIGGAGALTAMVPAAIILLTASTLFAKNVFRPVFAAQMSEDSVARLAKVMVLVLALTSFWLALHSSTTLVALLLLGYAGVTQFFPGVVLGLFWGRVTSAGVIAGLLVGLALASFLMFSHRDPFFGLNAGFVALVLNFVVTIGVSFSTRPQVNPLSLPAEERP from the coding sequence ATGACGCCGGCTGTTGTCGCCATGAGCATCATCTTCGTCATCGTCCTTGCAGGCACTCTGATCGGTCTGCGCGCAGGCAAGGGGCGGGAGATGAATCTCGAAGAGTGGTCGATTGCGGGCCGCTCCTTTGGGCTGCTCTTCATGTGGCTCCTGATGGCGGGTGAGATCTACACGACCTTCGCTTTTCTGGGAGCGAGCGGGTGGGCTTATTCGCGTGGAGGGCCGGCGCTCTACATCATGGCGTACATCACGCTGGGTTACGTGGTGTCGTTTTACATTCTTCCGTATATATGGGAGCTTGGGCAGCGTCACGGCCTGCAAACGCAGTCGGACTTCTTCGAGCGCCGCTACGGCAGCCGGTTCCTCCCGTTGCTGGTCTCGCTGGTGGGAGTGCTCTTTGTGATCCCTTACCTCCAGATTCAGCTCACCGGGCTGGGCATCATCGTGCAGGTGGCCAGCTTCGACCAGATTCCGCGAACAGTCTCGATGCTGATCGCTGTCTGTGTCGTGGCGATGTTTGTCTATTTCGGAGGGATGCGCTCTGTCGCCTGGGTCAGCGTGCTTAAAGATCTGCTGATGATCGTTGCCGCGCTCTCCATCGGCATCTTCGTTCCGTGGCATTACTTTGGCGGAGTTTCGCCGATGTTTCACGCTTTGGCAGCAGCACATCCCACGCATCTGGTGATGCCAGGAGCGACAAAGACGATGGGGCATGGCTGGTTTATCTCAACCGTGGTCCTCAGCGCCTGCGGTTTTTACATGTGGCCACACACGTTTGGCGCAGCATTTACCGCCAGGAACGGAGATATCCTGCGCCGCAACGCCATCGTGACGCCGCTCTATACCCTCAGCCTGGTCTTTATCCTGATTACCGGCTTTGCCGCGGTGCTGATCGTTCCCGGCCTGCCGAACGGCGACATGTCGTTGCTTGTCCTTGCACGCAAGACCTTCCCTGCGTGGTTCCTGGGCGTGATTGGCGGGGCAGGCGCTTTGACGGCCATGGTGCCTGCGGCGATCATCCTGCTAACCGCTTCCACGCTCTTTGCGAAAAACGTCTTTCGGCCTGTCTTCGCCGCGCAGATGTCTGAGGATAGCGTCGCCCGGCTGGCGAAGGTGATGGTCCTTGTCCTCGCGCTGACTAGCTTCTGGCTCGCGCTGCATAGCTCGACGACCCTGGTGGCACTGCTGCTGCTCGGCTACGCCGGAGTTACGCAGTTCTTCCCCGGGGTTGTCCTCGGGCTCTTCTGGGGCCGGGTGACCTCCGCGGGTGTGATCGCGGGGCTGCTTGTGGGGCTGGCCCTTGCCTCATTCCTTATGTTTTCGCACCGCGATCCGTTCTTCGGCTTGAATGCGGGTTTCGTGGCGCTTGTCCTTAATTTCGTCGTAACCATCGGGGTGAGCTTCAGTACCCGCCCACAGGTAAATCCTCTGTCTCTGCCAGCTGAGGAGCGACCCTGA
- a CDS encoding radical SAM protein: MNTNEILRAWSGILAGRKPSLSIEITKECPLRCPGCYAFDAAHLGGETDLRQLSDFKGSELVEKILAIVDRERPLHVSLVGGDPLVRYRELEELIPQLESRGVHTQIVTSAFRIIPSSWKQYKKLNIVVSIDGLQPEHDERRKPATYERILKNTADAKITIHSTITGNIASRPGYLEEFLRFWSARPQINKVWFSLFTPQIGAEGPEILTPEQRVIVAKELLRLRTLYPILDMAEGLIKEILSPPTSPAECIFAMTTATISADLRTKITPCQFGGEPDCSQCGCIASMGLAAVGHHRVLGPLTAGHLFHASDKIGQSLRAVRHSFTKTSEEPRNEVFKILSN, encoded by the coding sequence ATGAACACAAATGAAATCCTCAGAGCATGGTCGGGAATCCTTGCCGGCCGTAAACCATCGCTTTCGATTGAGATAACGAAGGAATGCCCCCTTCGCTGTCCCGGTTGTTACGCATTTGATGCAGCTCATCTGGGTGGTGAGACGGATCTGCGTCAACTCTCCGACTTCAAGGGCAGCGAACTTGTCGAAAAGATTCTGGCCATTGTGGACCGCGAGCGGCCGTTGCACGTATCCCTGGTCGGAGGCGACCCCCTGGTTCGCTACAGGGAACTGGAGGAATTGATTCCGCAGCTTGAGTCTCGCGGCGTCCATACGCAGATCGTCACGAGCGCCTTCCGCATCATCCCGTCCTCATGGAAGCAGTACAAGAAGCTCAACATCGTCGTCTCCATCGATGGCCTGCAGCCCGAGCACGACGAGAGGCGTAAACCGGCTACCTACGAGCGCATCCTCAAAAATACCGCGGACGCAAAGATAACCATCCACTCCACCATCACCGGCAATATCGCATCCCGGCCAGGATACCTGGAGGAGTTTCTTCGCTTCTGGAGCGCGCGGCCCCAGATCAACAAAGTCTGGTTTAGCCTCTTTACCCCTCAGATCGGGGCAGAAGGCCCGGAGATCCTGACCCCGGAACAACGCGTCATCGTCGCAAAGGAACTCCTTCGCCTGCGTACCCTCTATCCCATCCTGGACATGGCAGAAGGACTCATTAAGGAGATTCTCTCCCCTCCCACAAGCCCTGCAGAGTGCATCTTCGCCATGACAACTGCGACCATCTCAGCCGATCTTCGCACAAAGATCACGCCATGCCAGTTCGGAGGTGAGCCGGATTGCTCACAATGCGGCTGTATCGCATCCATGGGACTGGCGGCCGTAGGGCACCATCGCGTGCTGGGACCACTCACAGCAGGCCATCTTTTTCACGCCTCCGACAAAATCGGACAGTCCCTGCGCGCAGTACGGCACTCTTTTACGAAGACATCCGAAGAGCCGAGGAATGAGGTCTTCAAAATTCTTTCAAACTAG
- a CDS encoding peroxiredoxin, protein MSLRINDVAPDFTAETTQGTIHFHEWIGDNWAVFFSHPKDFTPVCTTELGAVATLEKQFAARGAKVIGLSVDPVENHSKWAVDIKDVSGADVNYPIIGDPELKIAKLYDMLAADAGDSCEGRTPADNAPVRTVFVIGPDKRIKLTLSYPMATGRNFNEIIRVLDSLQLTAKHKVATPADWKQGDDIIITGAVSNEEADKLFPGYKTVKPYLRTAAQPK, encoded by the coding sequence ATGTCACTGCGCATTAACGATGTAGCTCCGGACTTTACTGCGGAAACGACACAAGGCACAATTCATTTTCATGAGTGGATCGGCGACAACTGGGCCGTTTTCTTCTCCCATCCGAAGGACTTTACGCCAGTCTGCACGACTGAGCTGGGAGCAGTGGCGACTCTTGAAAAGCAGTTTGCAGCTCGCGGAGCCAAGGTGATCGGCCTGAGTGTTGATCCCGTCGAGAACCACAGCAAGTGGGCTGTCGATATCAAGGACGTCAGCGGAGCTGACGTAAACTATCCGATCATCGGCGATCCCGAACTGAAGATCGCAAAGTTGTATGACATGCTGGCGGCGGATGCCGGCGACAGCTGCGAGGGGCGCACCCCTGCTGACAATGCTCCTGTCCGTACCGTCTTTGTGATCGGCCCGGATAAGCGGATCAAGCTGACGCTGTCCTATCCGATGGCGACCGGCCGCAACTTCAATGAGATTATCCGCGTGCTCGACTCGCTCCAGTTGACTGCGAAACACAAGGTGGCAACCCCGGCGGACTGGAAGCAGGGCGATGACATCATCATCACCGGAGCAGTCTCGAACGAAGAAGCGGATAAGCTCTTCCCGGGATACAAGACGGTCAAGCCGTATCTTCGTACGGCGGCTCAGCCGAAGTAA